In Streptomyces sp. NBC_00569, a single genomic region encodes these proteins:
- a CDS encoding molybdopterin-dependent oxidoreductase, whose amino-acid sequence MEKGMLPPGQRLVKGWPVSHYGPVPRFRPERWTLQVFGATANKAAHSWTFEEVTALPKATVVADLHCASGTSTTGHTFFGIPARILLDLAPPAEGVSHVMAWAEYGYSANLRLEDFIADSTVMATHHDDEVLTAEHGFPLRLVVPHLYGYKGPKWLRGIEYMTQDRRGFWEERGFHNIADPWTGRRHSYQEDEDP is encoded by the coding sequence ATGGAGAAAGGCATGCTGCCGCCGGGGCAGCGCCTGGTCAAAGGCTGGCCCGTCTCGCACTACGGGCCGGTGCCCCGCTTCCGCCCGGAGCGATGGACCCTCCAGGTCTTCGGCGCCACCGCGAACAAGGCGGCCCACTCCTGGACCTTCGAGGAAGTTACCGCCCTGCCCAAAGCCACCGTGGTCGCGGACCTGCACTGCGCGTCCGGCACCAGCACCACAGGCCACACATTCTTCGGGATCCCGGCGCGCATCCTGCTGGACCTCGCCCCACCTGCCGAGGGCGTGTCCCACGTGATGGCTTGGGCCGAATACGGATACAGCGCGAACCTGCGCCTCGAGGACTTCATTGCCGACTCCACCGTCATGGCCACCCACCACGACGATGAGGTGCTCACCGCCGAACACGGCTTCCCCCTGCGCCTCGTGGTGCCGCATCTGTACGGATACAAAGGCCCGAAGTGGCTGCGCGGCATCGAGTACATGACGCAGGACCGACGGGGCTTCTGGGAGGAACGCGGCTTCCACAACATCGCCGACCCCTGGACAGGCCGGCGCCACTCCTACCAGGAGGACGAGGACCCGTGA
- a CDS encoding endonuclease/exonuclease/phosphatase family protein — MVQVDTAETGQGSTGRRETGSGTWRARIRGAIHIGSSPEPWKRGPVLAALALLLGLGMLLHAKIPNRIGNLGSLVETFLPWFGLFIPVLLAGALWRRSTSAVVALLLPVTVWLNLFGGLLSDKSHPDSDLTVVSHNVGADNPDPVGTARDLAASGADVLALEELTPQARSTYEKELAKAYPHHTVQGTVGLWSKLPLSDTEPVDVKMDAGPLAATKSADVKMAYNRGLRTTVATDQGPLAVYVAHLGSARVNPRAGFSTGQRDAGAQALGEAIAAERTDRVVLLGDLNGTMDDRAFDGVTSQMRSAQDAAGDGFGFSWPAKFPVARIDQILVRGVEPQSSWVLPATGSDHRPVAAGISW, encoded by the coding sequence ATGGTGCAGGTGGACACGGCGGAGACCGGACAGGGCAGCACCGGCCGCCGGGAGACCGGCTCCGGTACTTGGCGCGCGCGCATCCGCGGGGCGATCCACATCGGCTCTAGCCCGGAGCCCTGGAAGCGCGGCCCGGTCCTCGCCGCGCTGGCGCTGCTGCTGGGCCTTGGCATGCTGCTGCACGCCAAGATCCCGAACCGGATCGGGAACCTCGGCAGCCTGGTGGAGACCTTCCTGCCGTGGTTCGGCCTGTTCATCCCGGTGCTGCTGGCTGGCGCGCTCTGGCGCCGCTCCACCTCCGCAGTGGTCGCACTGCTGCTGCCGGTCACGGTGTGGCTGAACCTCTTCGGCGGCCTGCTCAGCGACAAGTCCCACCCTGACAGCGACCTCACCGTGGTCAGCCACAACGTCGGCGCCGACAACCCCGACCCGGTCGGCACCGCCCGGGACCTGGCCGCCTCCGGTGCGGACGTGCTGGCGCTGGAGGAGCTGACCCCGCAGGCCCGGAGCACGTACGAGAAGGAGCTGGCCAAGGCGTATCCGCACCACACGGTGCAGGGCACGGTGGGGCTGTGGAGCAAGCTGCCGCTGTCGGACACCGAGCCGGTCGACGTCAAGATGGACGCAGGGCCGCTGGCGGCCACCAAGTCGGCCGACGTCAAGATGGCTTACAACCGCGGGCTGCGGACCACGGTGGCCACGGACCAGGGGCCGCTGGCGGTGTATGTGGCCCACCTCGGGTCCGCACGGGTAAATCCCAGGGCAGGCTTCTCGACCGGCCAGCGGGACGCGGGCGCGCAGGCGCTCGGCGAGGCCATCGCCGCCGAGCGCACTGACAGGGTGGTACTCCTCGGCGACCTGAACGGCACGATGGACGACCGCGCGTTCGACGGCGTCACCTCGCAGATGCGCTCGGCCCAGGACGCGGCGGGGGACGGCTTCGGCTTCAGCTGGCCGGCGAAGTTCCCGGTGGCGCGGATCGATCAGATCCTGGTCCGCGGCGTGGAGCCGCAGAGCTCCTGGGTACTGCCGGCCACCGGCAGCGACCACCGGCCGGTGGCAGCCGGAATCAGCTGGTGA